A portion of the Motacilla alba alba isolate MOTALB_02 chromosome 19, Motacilla_alba_V1.0_pri, whole genome shotgun sequence genome contains these proteins:
- the MED31 gene encoding mediator of RNA polymerase II transcription subunit 31, giving the protein MDADDTGNRLRFQLELEFVQCLANPNYLNFLAQRGYFKDKAFVNYLKYLLYWKEPEYAKYLKYPQCLHMLELLQYEHFRKELVNAQCAKFIDEQQILHWQHYSRKRMRLQQALAEQQQQNSTSVK; this is encoded by the exons ATGGACGCAG ATGATACAGGAAATCGACTTCGATTCCAGTTGGAGCTGGAGTTTGTTCAATGTCTGGCAAATCCAAATTACCTCAACT ttcttgcACAAAGAGGCTACTTCAAAGATAAAGCTTTTGTAAATTatcttaaatatttactttattgGAAAGAACCTGAATATGCAAAATACCTGAA GTATCCTCAATGTTTGCAtatgctggagctgctccagtaTGAACATTTCCGCAAAGAACTGGTCAATGCTCAGTGTGCCAAATTCATTGATGAGCAGCAGATCCTCCACTGGCAGCACTATTCCCGGAAAAGGATGCGCCTCCAGCAGGcactggctgagcagcagcaacaaaacagcacctctgtaaaatga